One region of Trachemys scripta elegans isolate TJP31775 chromosome 8, CAS_Tse_1.0, whole genome shotgun sequence genomic DNA includes:
- the RABGAP1L gene encoding rab GTPase-activating protein 1-like isoform X5 → MIESSSWSVTLQERENRRLQEASMRLEQENDDLAHELVTSKIALRNDLDQAEDKADVLNKELLLTKQKLVETEEEKRKQEEETAQLKEIFRKQLEKAESEIKKTTAIIAEYKQICSQLSTRLEKQQTASKEELEVVKGKVMACKHCSEIFSKEGALKLPAISRETQGTERDDEKDALKKQLREMELELAQTKLQLVEAKCKIQELEHQRGTLMNEIQAAKNSWFSKTLNSIKTATSTQPPQQPPPSQPPKESST, encoded by the exons ATGATTGAAAGCAGTAGTTGGTCTGTGACTTTGCAGGAG AGGGAGAACCGCAGGCTCCAGGAAGCCAGCATGCGGCTGGAACAGGAGAATGATGACCTTGCCCATGAACTTGTAACGAGCAAAATAGCCCTCCGAAATGACTTGGACCAG GCTGAAGATAAGGCAGATGTTCTGAACAAAGAGCTTCTCCTGACTAAACAGAAACTAGTGGAGACTGAGGAAGAAAAGCGGAAGCAAGAAGAAGAAACTGCCCAG CTGAAGGAAATCTTCAGGAAACAACTAGAGAAGGCGGAATCTGAAATAAAGAAAACCACTGCCATTATTGCGGAATATAAACAA ATTTGTTCCCAGCTGAGTACCAGGCTCGAGAAACAACAGACAGCAAGTAAGGAGGAACTGGAGGTTGTGAAG GGTAAAGTGATGGCTTGCAAACACTGCAGTGAGATTTTCAGTAAGGAAGGAGCATTGAAGCTGCCTGCTATAAGCAGAGAGACCCAGGGAACAGAAAGAGATGATGAGAAGGATGCACTCAAGAAGCAGCTGAGGGAGATGGAGCTGGAACTGGCACAGACCAAATTGCAGCTTGTGGAAGCAAAGTGCAAAATTCAG GAGCTGGAGCACCAGAGAGGAACCCTTATGAATGAAATCCAAGCTGCTAAAAACTCTTGGTTTAGCAAAACCCTGAACTCTATCAAAACGGCCACGAGCACACAGCCACCACAGCAGCCTCCACCATCCCAGCCACCCAAAGAGAGCAGTACATAG